A single window of Nicotiana sylvestris chromosome 3, ASM39365v2, whole genome shotgun sequence DNA harbors:
- the LOC138887370 gene encoding uncharacterized protein — MVHSIPHTEKFFSDEDFNGHIGASSRGYDDVHGGYGFRDRNEGVNSLLEFARGFDLVITNSSFPKREEHLVTFQNTMGKTQIDYLLCKKCDKGLCTGCKVSPSEHLTTLHRLLVMDLEIKGSRRKRAGYRKPKIKWGNLTMHKAQELGEKLLALRAWMSMGDTSSMWFMTADCIRVAAREVLEVMKGSHGGHKGDWWWNREVQGKVEAKKAAYLKLVKSTNEEEKRTYRECYIKQRKRQS; from the coding sequence ATGGTGCATAGTATCCCGCACACAGAGAAGTTTTTCAGTGACgaagatttcaatggtcatattggggctAGTTCTAGGGGTTATGATGATGTGCATGGCGGGTACGGTTTTAGGGATAGGAATGAGGGAGTTAATTCACTGTTGGAGTTTGCTAGAGGTTTTGATTTGGTTATAACTAACTCGAGTTTCCCGAAGAGGGAAGAGCACTTAGTCACTTTCCAAAATACAATGGGCAAGACTCAGATTGATTACCTTCTCTGCAAGAAATGTGATAAAGGTCTGTGCACTGGCTGCAAGGTCAGCCCGAGTGAGCACCTCACGACTCTGCATAGGCTCCTAGTTATGGACCTGGAGATCAAGGGGAGTAGGAGGAAGAGGGCGGGGTACAGGAAACCTAAGATCAAGTGGGGTAACTTGACCATGCACAAAGCTCAGGAGTTAGGGGAGAAGTTGTTGGCTTTGAGGGCCTGGATGAGTATGGGGGACACGTCTAGTATGTGGTTCATGACTGCGGATTGCATTAGGGTAGCTGCTAGAGAAGTCTTAGAGGTCATGAAGGGTTCTCATGGGGGTCATAAaggggattggtggtggaatagAGAGGttcaaggtaaagtggaagctaAGAAAGCTGCTTATTTGAAGCTAGTAAAGAGTACAAACGAGGAGGAAAAAAGAACTTATCGGGAGTGTTACATAAAGCAAAGAAAGAGGCAAAGTTAG